One genomic window of Arachis stenosperma cultivar V10309 chromosome 10, arast.V10309.gnm1.PFL2, whole genome shotgun sequence includes the following:
- the LOC130956356 gene encoding uncharacterized protein LOC130956356 → MMFHKEYLDLILVPLGLLIMFSYHIFLLYRYLNLPHTTAMGFENNDKKIWVDRIMQVEPDKRDVSTALSVLQSNTTAATFLASVSLTLCSLIGAWIANSSNIFFQSRLIYGDTRPTTISIKYICLLLCFLLAFACFIQSARHFVHANYLISTPDCPVPVSSVEIAVIRGSDFWSVGLRALYFALDLLLWFFGPIPMFACSVSMVIILHYLDSNSRPLHNGNKPQSHIAKGSYNL, encoded by the exons ATGATGTTCCACAAGGAGTACCTAGACTTGATTTTGGTCCCATTGGGATTGCTCATCATGTTTTCCTATCACATCTTTCTCCTTTACAGATATCTAAATCTGCCTCACACTACAGCCATGGGGTTTGAGAACAATGACAAGAAGATTTGGGTTGATAGAATCATGCAG GTTGAGCCAGACAAAAGGGATGTCAGCACAGCTTTGTCTGTTCTTCAGAGCAACACAACAGCAGCTACATTCTTAGCCTCTGTCTCATTAACACTATGTTCTCTCATTGGAGCATGGATTGCTAATAGTTCCAACATCTTCTTCCAAAGTAGGCTAATCTATGGTGACACAAGACCAACCACAATTTCAATCAAGTACATATGCTTGTTGCTATGCTTCCTTCTTGCATTTGCATGCTTTATTCAATCAGCAAGGCACTTTGTTCATGCAAACTATCTCATAAGCACACCGGATTGTCCTGTTCCGGTGAGTAGCGTGGAGATAGCGGTTATAAGAGGCAGTGATTTTTGGTCAGTTGGACTTAGAGCACTTTATTTTGCTCTTGATTTGCTGCTTTGGTTTTTTGGACCAATTCCCATGTTTGCTTGCTCAGTTTCTATGGTCATAATTCTTCACTATCTTGACTCTAATTCAAGGCCATTGCATAATGGTAATAAGCCTCAGTCTCATATTGCAAAGGGAAGTTATAATTTGTAA